One genomic window of Maribacter aquivivus includes the following:
- a CDS encoding metallophosphoesterase, whose protein sequence is MKKIYAYLSVFIFITSCATYNTKYVDEKYAVDVTDSKEVSHTFYLIGDAGLSPMGGMNPALKIFKNRLDKAGKNSTAIFLGDNIYPAGLPDPQDSTEAYRTAKNHLDAQLNTLNDFKGRPLFIPGNHDWYTEGLVGLEREEDYIKKVLKKKEKDPFLPENGCPIDVVEIGDDVAIITIDSEWYLTNWDKRPDINDKCDIKSREKFFLELEDAIKDYRDRTTVIAMHHPTNSYGEHGGQYSLRKQFYPKKMAVPLPILGSFINVLRSTSGASIEDVNNKRYRELMNRVTTLAQYSDRVIFASGHEHTLQYLVENNTPQIVSGSGSKEGFTRLLNGSQFNTGKMGYATLEVYKDGSSRVRFYGVGDDNNEEFLFTNEVLPPTQKEYLGEFTGQFPDSVKASVYTKDEIDKSGFYKAIWGDRYRKYYGTEVKVPTVNLDSLMGGLEPVKKGGGHQSKSLRLRAKDGREYVMRALKKSAELYLQSMAFQDQYVLDDLKETYTQEILQDFYTGSHPYGPFTTAGLSDAVGVYHTNPVLYYVPKQPALKEYNETFGDELYMIEEHTGDGHGDLASFGYSNNLTSTDGMLEDLRDDEKYEVDKDLYLRARLFDMVLGDWDRHVDQWRWAEFKDEKKGKTIYRPVPRDRDQVFSKMGDGALMKIATRIIPGLRLMEGFNEDIRSVKGFNSSPMTYVLDLTLLGETEKSQWMAQAKYLQENLTPSAIDQAFKSFPEEVRDETVDEIKEILLARLGHIQETANEYYQILNKYAVVAGTDKDDWFEINRLNNEETEVKVFRNIGDKKKRLFYYKVFTKEDTKELWVFGLDDDDIFEVKNPSNFSGIKVRIIGGHNNDIYRVEDGRDVALYDFKSKKNTFEETGGAKVKLSDDYELNTYQPLKLRNSFNQIIPTIGFNPDDGMRIGFVNTYTYNGFRQNPFTQQHTFAASYYFATSGFDFKYQGEFAHVFENWNAELKARFTSPNFAINFFGFGNNTENFDDDLELDYNRVKLRQIDFSPSLVWRGQLGAKVKLGVSYENISVEETNDRFINTFYQENGEETNSDFVGAHATYSYENKDNEAFPTLGMSSSLQAGFKENLSKEGGSFGYIIPSIGFDYKLIPNGRLVLATKWKAHFNIGDEYEFYQAASIGGLDGLRGFRNQRFTGKTSYYQNTDIRFSLKKKRTRLLPTAMGLFGGFDYGRVWLPEMSSGRWHTSYGGGFFLNASDIISINTAIFASEDGPRFTFGLGFGF, encoded by the coding sequence ATGAAAAAAATATATGCATATCTGTCGGTTTTTATATTCATTACTAGCTGTGCTACATACAATACTAAATATGTAGATGAAAAATATGCTGTAGATGTTACCGATTCAAAAGAAGTATCACATACCTTTTATTTAATTGGTGATGCGGGTTTATCACCTATGGGCGGGATGAATCCTGCTTTAAAAATTTTCAAGAATAGATTAGATAAAGCGGGGAAGAATAGTACTGCTATTTTTTTGGGTGACAATATATACCCAGCTGGGCTACCAGATCCTCAAGATTCTACTGAAGCATATAGAACTGCAAAAAATCATTTAGATGCGCAGTTGAATACATTGAATGATTTTAAGGGAAGACCACTTTTTATACCAGGTAATCACGATTGGTATACCGAAGGGTTGGTAGGTCTTGAGCGAGAAGAAGATTACATCAAAAAAGTATTAAAGAAAAAAGAAAAAGACCCGTTTTTACCAGAAAATGGATGTCCAATAGATGTTGTAGAAATAGGCGACGACGTTGCGATTATAACAATAGACTCAGAATGGTATTTGACCAATTGGGATAAGCGCCCAGATATTAATGATAAATGTGACATAAAGAGTAGAGAAAAATTTTTCTTAGAACTTGAAGATGCGATAAAAGATTATCGTGATCGTACTACCGTCATTGCAATGCATCACCCAACCAATAGTTACGGAGAGCATGGAGGGCAATATTCATTAAGAAAACAATTCTATCCTAAGAAAATGGCAGTGCCTTTACCTATTTTGGGAAGCTTTATTAATGTGCTTAGAAGTACTTCGGGTGCATCTATAGAAGATGTAAATAATAAACGTTATCGAGAATTAATGAACAGGGTAACTACCTTGGCGCAGTATTCTGATCGTGTAATATTTGCATCTGGGCACGAGCATACATTACAATATTTGGTTGAAAATAACACTCCGCAGATAGTTAGTGGTTCAGGATCGAAAGAAGGTTTTACGCGATTGTTGAACGGTTCTCAGTTTAATACAGGTAAAATGGGTTATGCCACCTTGGAGGTTTATAAAGATGGCTCATCTAGAGTACGTTTCTATGGTGTAGGTGATGATAATAACGAAGAGTTTTTATTTACAAATGAGGTATTGCCGCCAACTCAGAAAGAATATTTGGGTGAATTTACGGGTCAGTTTCCAGATAGTGTAAAGGCATCGGTGTATACCAAAGATGAAATAGATAAGAGCGGATTCTATAAAGCAATTTGGGGAGACCGTTACCGTAAGTATTATGGCACCGAGGTGAAGGTGCCGACCGTAAATTTAGATTCATTGATGGGAGGCTTAGAGCCAGTTAAAAAAGGAGGTGGTCACCAATCTAAATCTTTACGTTTACGTGCTAAAGATGGTAGGGAGTATGTAATGCGAGCCTTAAAAAAAAGTGCAGAACTGTATTTGCAGTCTATGGCTTTTCAAGATCAATATGTACTTGATGATTTAAAGGAAACTTATACGCAAGAAATACTACAAGATTTTTATACAGGGTCACACCCTTATGGTCCGTTTACAACAGCTGGTTTGTCTGATGCGGTTGGTGTCTATCATACCAATCCAGTTCTGTATTATGTGCCTAAGCAACCTGCATTAAAGGAGTATAACGAGACTTTTGGTGATGAGTTGTATATGATCGAAGAACATACAGGTGATGGTCATGGAGATTTAGCAAGCTTTGGATATTCAAATAATCTAACTAGTACCGATGGTATGCTTGAAGATCTTCGAGATGATGAAAAGTACGAAGTAGATAAAGACCTTTATTTGAGAGCACGACTTTTTGATATGGTTTTAGGCGATTGGGATAGACATGTTGACCAATGGCGTTGGGCAGAATTTAAAGATGAGAAAAAAGGCAAGACCATATATAGACCGGTACCAAGAGATCGTGATCAGGTATTCTCTAAAATGGGCGATGGTGCTTTAATGAAAATAGCTACACGTATTATACCTGGTTTACGACTAATGGAAGGTTTTAACGAAGATATTAGAAGTGTAAAAGGCTTTAATTCTTCGCCTATGACCTATGTGTTAGATTTAACATTGTTAGGTGAAACCGAAAAAAGTCAGTGGATGGCGCAGGCTAAATACTTACAAGAAAACTTAACTCCTAGTGCTATTGATCAGGCATTTAAATCTTTTCCTGAAGAAGTACGTGATGAAACGGTAGATGAGATTAAAGAAATTCTTCTAGCACGTTTAGGTCACATTCAAGAAACTGCTAATGAGTACTATCAGATATTGAATAAATATGCTGTAGTTGCCGGTACAGATAAAGATGACTGGTTTGAGATTAATAGGTTAAATAATGAGGAAACCGAAGTAAAAGTGTTTAGAAATATCGGTGACAAGAAAAAGCGTTTATTCTATTATAAAGTATTCACAAAAGAAGACACAAAAGAACTATGGGTATTTGGTTTAGATGACGATGATATTTTTGAGGTTAAAAATCCGTCTAATTTCTCTGGTATAAAAGTTAGAATTATTGGTGGTCATAATAACGATATTTATAGAGTAGAAGATGGTAGAGATGTGGCCTTGTATGATTTTAAAAGTAAGAAAAATACGTTTGAAGAAACTGGTGGAGCAAAAGTAAAACTGTCAGATGATTATGAGCTTAATACATATCAGCCGTTAAAGTTGAGAAATAGTTTTAACCAGATTATACCGACTATTGGGTTTAATCCAGATGATGGTATGCGAATTGGTTTTGTAAATACATATACTTATAACGGTTTTAGACAGAATCCATTTACACAACAACACACTTTTGCGGCATCATATTATTTTGCAACAAGCGGATTTGATTTTAAGTATCAAGGTGAATTTGCACACGTATTCGAAAATTGGAATGCTGAGCTGAAAGCACGATTTACGAGTCCGAATTTTGCTATTAATTTCTTCGGATTTGGGAACAATACCGAAAATTTTGATGATGATTTAGAATTAGATTATAATAGGGTAAAACTACGACAGATAGATTTTTCTCCTTCATTGGTTTGGAGAGGGCAATTAGGTGCAAAGGTAAAATTAGGTGTGTCTTATGAAAATATTAGTGTTGAAGAAACTAACGATAGATTTATTAACACATTTTATCAGGAAAACGGAGAAGAGACCAATAGTGATTTTGTAGGTGCTCATGCTACTTATAGTTATGAAAATAAGGATAATGAAGCGTTTCCAACTTTAGGAATGTCTTCGTCTTTGCAAGCAGGTTTCAAAGAGAACCTTTCAAAAGAAGGAGGAAGTTTTGGTTACATTATTCCTAGCATAGGTTTTGATTATAAATTGATACCCAATGGTAGGTTAGTATTAGCAACCAAATGGAAGGCGCATTTTAATATTGGTGATGAATACGAATTTTACCAAGCAGCAAGTATTGGTGGTTTAGATGGTCTTCGCGGATTTAGAAATCAGCGTTTTACCGGTAAAACATCGTATTATCAGAATACAGATATAAGATTTAGTTTAAAAAAGAAACGTACTCGATTACTGCCAACGGCAATGGGTCTTTTTGGAGGATTTGATTATGGTAGAGTGTGGTTACCTGAAATGAGTTCTGGTCGCTGGCACACTTCATATGGCGGAGGGTTCTTTTTAAACGCCTCTGATATCATTTCTATAAACACTGCTATTTTTGCTAGTGAAGACGGACCAAGATTTACTTTCGGACTAGGGTTTGGTTTTTAG
- a CDS encoding Pycsar system effector family protein, which translates to MSDILDSTQQYVVELLTNHLDKNFLYHNLRHTQRVVKSTKQLLESCSLSDQDKELLEIVAWFHDTGFTKGINEHEESSCEIAEKFLTEQGYSKDGIEKIKSCIRATKWDAKPNNLMEEIIRDADCSHFAQSSYLETSDLLREELKLFGVKNYSQKEWLELNIQVFRTDHQYYTDYAKEHWIEKKDKNLRKLIKDKKSEKKLAKKEKLKAQFKSESPDRGIQTLYRVTLKNHITLSDIADTKANILLSVNAIIISLALSNLIPKLDNPSNDYLIYPTVIFVFFSVVSMVLAVLATRPNVTSGEFTKEDVANKNVNLLFFGNFHKMALSEYEWAIQEMLKDKDYIYTSLTKDLYFLGIVLNRKYSLLRWTYTIFMIGMILSVIAFAFSFKFFGPDRKIQLLSEVLFF; encoded by the coding sequence ATGTCAGATATCTTAGATAGCACACAACAGTATGTAGTTGAATTACTTACCAATCATTTGGACAAGAATTTTTTATACCATAATCTAAGACACACCCAAAGAGTCGTTAAAAGTACTAAACAATTACTGGAATCATGTTCTCTATCCGATCAGGATAAGGAGCTATTAGAAATCGTAGCTTGGTTTCACGACACCGGATTCACAAAAGGCATTAACGAACACGAAGAAAGTAGCTGTGAAATTGCAGAGAAATTTTTAACCGAACAGGGCTACAGTAAAGACGGAATAGAAAAAATTAAATCGTGTATACGCGCTACAAAATGGGATGCAAAGCCGAATAATTTAATGGAAGAAATTATACGCGATGCCGACTGTTCTCATTTTGCACAGAGTAGCTATCTAGAAACATCTGATCTACTACGTGAAGAACTGAAGCTTTTTGGAGTTAAGAATTATAGCCAAAAAGAATGGCTAGAACTCAATATACAGGTTTTTAGAACTGACCACCAGTATTATACAGATTATGCCAAAGAGCATTGGATCGAGAAAAAAGACAAGAATTTAAGAAAGCTGATAAAAGACAAGAAGTCTGAAAAGAAACTTGCAAAAAAAGAAAAACTTAAAGCCCAATTTAAAAGCGAAAGCCCTGATCGTGGTATTCAGACGCTTTATCGTGTAACACTAAAAAACCATATTACACTTAGTGACATTGCAGATACCAAGGCCAATATTTTATTATCTGTAAATGCCATTATTATATCTTTAGCACTATCTAACCTTATTCCTAAATTAGACAACCCTTCTAATGACTACCTAATTTACCCTACTGTAATATTCGTATTCTTTAGTGTGGTCTCTATGGTTTTGGCAGTATTAGCCACTAGACCAAACGTTACTAGTGGTGAGTTTACCAAAGAAGATGTGGCTAACAAAAATGTAAACCTATTGTTCTTCGGTAACTTTCATAAAATGGCATTAAGCGAGTATGAATGGGCTATACAAGAAATGCTAAAGGATAAAGATTATATCTACACCTCTTTAACTAAAGATCTTTATTTTCTTGGGATAGTTCTAAATAGAAAATATTCACTTTTACGTTGGACCTATACCATATTCATGATCGGCATGATACTATCTGTAATAGCATTTGCCTTTTCTTTTAAATTCTTTGGTCCTGATCGTAAAATACAGTTGCTAAGTGAAGTTTTATTCTTTTAA
- a CDS encoding GAF domain-containing protein, producing MGKHERKIMPVKHLISFEKLLEKYDEHLTGDDAFLAATAERILSIEKGFPELRNGFSDFTLLEKNKDIINRILQDTFTEALSGNEIKVATLPYQDLIIKSSKRFQKIIEEAGDDYVPELRNVGDDMDYIMSCVVVLNYYYGYHLDFSRPYFYDIPDANGVMRHYRILYNADFIDIIPTEKAKEVTQEDVDELLASPNDIKLWMEKIPPESFISKGFVIANLFDVTMEQAISNIKTKLISKNTIQPTNFMHDLQETFKSFFRLPNIKVGFASFDAKKNEFEEVAGMGFESFLLGGEHHMNCKSALCEDSYEKLIDSNSYFTITDMDRKVEQSGDMNPYKGLKEQGIQSAIFAPIAYDNNLLGVLEIVSEKKGVLNGVNAQKLDDVLPFIVSAVVRAKNEENNRIDAIIQNECTSVHSSVYWRFQEEAKKFMLDETEGRSPSFKEIVFKDVYPLFGQIDIKDSSQARNLAIQRDLMIQLSEIDNVLNIAVKTWDLPIYEELIFRVNNHLESIKEMLYTNSEQAIFDFVHDEISPVFAHLKKSDKDIEKHILKYESKIDMGTGSYYDHRKNYDESVTLINKKLSSVIDKRQESAQIMFPHYYERYKTDGVEHNLYIGASISESREYNPLYLNNLRLWQLQVMVEMENAHYALKPKLPVPLDAASLILVYNTSLSIRFRMDEKQFDVDGTYNARYEVIKKRIDKSFIKGTDQRLTQKGVLSIVYSQKKDELEYLRYIKFLKSKGCFTNKIEIVELEGLQGVSGLKAIRAEILYKREQEPEKTYTYQDLMDALKE from the coding sequence ATGGGAAAGCACGAGAGAAAGATAATGCCGGTTAAGCACCTTATAAGTTTTGAAAAGCTTCTAGAGAAGTATGATGAACATTTGACGGGTGATGATGCTTTTTTAGCGGCTACTGCTGAACGAATTTTGTCTATAGAAAAAGGTTTTCCTGAACTGCGTAATGGTTTTTCAGATTTTACTTTATTAGAAAAGAATAAAGATATCATTAATCGTATTCTACAAGATACATTTACAGAAGCTTTAAGTGGCAACGAGATAAAGGTGGCAACGTTGCCTTATCAAGATTTGATTATAAAATCGTCTAAGCGTTTCCAGAAAATTATTGAAGAAGCAGGTGATGATTATGTGCCAGAATTAAGAAATGTTGGCGATGATATGGATTATATCATGAGCTGCGTAGTGGTATTGAATTATTACTATGGTTACCATTTAGATTTTAGTCGCCCTTATTTTTATGATATTCCCGATGCAAATGGTGTAATGCGCCATTATCGTATTTTATATAATGCCGATTTTATTGACATTATTCCTACAGAGAAAGCTAAAGAGGTAACTCAAGAAGATGTTGATGAATTATTGGCCAGCCCAAATGATATTAAACTTTGGATGGAGAAGATTCCGCCAGAGAGTTTTATATCCAAAGGTTTTGTAATTGCCAATTTATTCGATGTTACTATGGAGCAAGCAATTTCGAATATTAAGACGAAATTGATTTCTAAGAATACGATACAACCTACAAATTTCATGCACGATTTGCAGGAAACTTTTAAGTCTTTTTTTAGATTGCCTAATATTAAAGTCGGTTTTGCATCTTTTGATGCTAAGAAAAATGAGTTTGAAGAAGTAGCAGGTATGGGCTTTGAAAGTTTTCTTTTAGGAGGGGAACACCATATGAACTGTAAGTCTGCTTTATGTGAAGATTCTTATGAGAAATTAATTGATAGCAACTCATACTTTACTATTACGGACATGGATCGTAAAGTAGAGCAATCTGGGGATATGAATCCTTACAAGGGCTTAAAAGAGCAAGGAATACAAAGCGCCATTTTTGCTCCCATAGCTTATGACAATAATCTTTTAGGAGTTTTAGAAATTGTATCTGAGAAGAAAGGTGTACTTAATGGTGTAAATGCTCAAAAGCTAGATGATGTATTGCCATTTATTGTCTCTGCTGTGGTACGTGCCAAAAATGAAGAAAATAATAGAATAGACGCTATCATACAAAATGAGTGTACATCTGTACATTCTTCGGTTTATTGGAGGTTTCAAGAAGAAGCTAAAAAATTCATGTTAGACGAAACTGAGGGTAGGTCTCCTTCATTTAAAGAAATCGTTTTTAAAGATGTCTATCCTTTATTTGGTCAAATAGATATAAAAGATTCTTCGCAAGCTAGAAATTTAGCAATTCAGCGAGATTTAATGATACAGCTTTCAGAAATAGATAATGTGCTGAATATTGCGGTAAAAACTTGGGATTTGCCAATCTATGAGGAATTAATTTTTAGGGTTAACAATCATCTAGAGAGTATAAAAGAAATGCTTTATACAAATAGTGAGCAGGCTATTTTTGATTTTGTGCATGACGAAATATCTCCTGTTTTTGCGCATCTAAAAAAGTCTGATAAAGATATAGAGAAGCATATTTTAAAATATGAATCTAAAATTGATATGGGTACTGGGTCTTACTATGACCATAGAAAGAACTATGATGAAAGTGTAACATTAATCAATAAAAAGCTTTCGTCGGTTATTGATAAAAGACAAGAAAGTGCGCAAATAATGTTTCCTCATTATTATGAGCGTTACAAAACAGACGGTGTAGAACATAATCTATACATTGGTGCGTCAATATCAGAAAGCAGGGAGTATAATCCGTTATATCTTAATAATTTAAGGTTATGGCAATTGCAGGTAATGGTTGAAATGGAAAATGCACATTACGCATTAAAACCAAAATTACCGGTACCGTTAGATGCCGCTTCGTTGATATTGGTATATAATACATCATTATCTATTCGCTTTAGAATGGATGAAAAACAGTTTGATGTTGACGGTACTTACAATGCACGTTACGAGGTAATTAAAAAGAGAATCGATAAATCGTTTATAAAAGGAACCGACCAAAGATTAACTCAAAAAGGTGTACTTTCTATTGTGTATTCTCAAAAGAAAGATGAATTAGAATATTTAAGATATATCAAGTTCTTAAAGTCTAAAGGTTGTTTTACCAACAAGATAGAAATTGTAGAGCTAGAAGGTTTACAAGGGGTATCTGGGTTAAAAGCTATACGTGCAGAGATTCTATACAAAAGAGAGCAAGAACCAGAAAAGACTTATACCTACCAAGATTTAATGGATGCTTTAAAAGAATAA
- a CDS encoding metallophosphoesterase, with product MSSDSRLTRAYNNAKVIPFDDSSKFILFSDCHRGDNSFSDEFANNRNIYYHALKFYYTEGFDYCELGDGDELWENINFESIFEAHKNVFKLLKQFHLEHRLHMIWGNHDMVYKDEAYVKKHLSSYFEPIDDKDKSLFEGIKYHEALILKHKETQQEVFLTHGHQADWWNYTFWRWGRFLVRVLWKPLQVWGIADPTSPAKNYTELIKVERRTKKWILKNDLKVTVVGHTHRPRFPEPGDIPLFNDGSCVHPRSITGIEIEKGCISLIKWQINTTDDGTLRVVRILLEGPQKLKDYIENI from the coding sequence ATGTCATCGGATAGTAGACTTACTAGAGCTTACAATAATGCTAAAGTTATTCCGTTTGACGACTCTTCAAAATTCATACTTTTTAGCGATTGCCATAGGGGCGACAACAGTTTTTCTGACGAATTTGCCAACAATAGAAATATCTATTATCATGCGTTAAAATTCTACTATACCGAAGGGTTTGATTATTGTGAATTAGGTGATGGCGATGAACTCTGGGAGAATATTAATTTTGAATCTATTTTTGAAGCTCATAAAAATGTATTCAAGCTTTTAAAGCAATTTCATTTAGAGCATAGATTGCATATGATATGGGGCAATCATGATATGGTCTACAAAGACGAAGCCTATGTTAAAAAACATCTATCGAGCTATTTTGAGCCTATAGATGACAAAGACAAATCTCTATTTGAAGGCATAAAATATCATGAAGCTCTTATTTTAAAACATAAAGAAACCCAACAAGAGGTTTTTCTTACCCATGGTCACCAGGCAGATTGGTGGAACTACACTTTTTGGCGTTGGGGTAGATTTTTAGTAAGAGTATTATGGAAACCCCTACAAGTTTGGGGTATTGCTGACCCAACTTCGCCCGCTAAAAACTATACAGAACTTATAAAAGTAGAGCGTCGCACAAAAAAATGGATTCTAAAAAACGACTTAAAGGTTACCGTTGTTGGTCATACCCATAGACCGCGCTTTCCTGAGCCTGGTGATATTCCTCTTTTTAATGATGGTAGCTGTGTTCACCCAAGAAGTATTACCGGTATTGAAATTGAAAAAGGATGTATCTCATTAATAAAATGGCAAATAAACACTACTGATGATGGCACATTGCGAGTGGTTCGTATTTTATTGGAAGGGCCGCAAAAACTAAAAGATTATATCGAAAATATATAA
- the aqpZ gene encoding aquaporin Z, translating to MKKFIAEFIGTLWLVLGGCGSAVLAAGYPELGIGFAGVALAFGLTVVTMAYAIGHISGCHLNPAVTIGVWVGGRFEGKDVLPYIVAQVMGGIAGAAILFLIASGKSDFVLGGFASNGFGEHSPGGYSMTSALIIEVAMTFMFLFVILGSTYTKAPRGFAGLAIGLCLTLIHLISIPVTNTSVNPARSTSQALFAGGWAIDQLWLFWLAPIVGAVLAGIVYKAISPEITDK from the coding sequence ATGAAAAAATTTATTGCAGAATTTATCGGCACATTATGGCTGGTATTAGGTGGTTGCGGTAGTGCCGTACTTGCCGCAGGTTATCCAGAATTAGGTATTGGCTTTGCAGGTGTCGCTTTAGCCTTTGGTTTAACCGTAGTTACAATGGCATACGCCATAGGCCATATTTCTGGCTGTCATTTAAACCCAGCCGTAACAATTGGTGTTTGGGTAGGTGGTCGCTTTGAAGGCAAGGACGTTTTACCATATATAGTTGCTCAGGTAATGGGCGGTATTGCTGGTGCAGCCATACTTTTTCTTATAGCTTCGGGTAAATCGGATTTCGTTTTAGGCGGATTTGCATCTAACGGTTTCGGAGAACATTCACCTGGAGGATACAGTATGACTTCTGCTTTAATCATAGAAGTAGCTATGACGTTTATGTTCTTATTTGTTATTTTAGGTTCTACCTATACAAAAGCACCAAGAGGTTTTGCTGGTTTGGCAATCGGTCTTTGTCTTACACTAATACACTTAATAAGTATACCTGTAACGAATACATCGGTAAACCCTGCACGTAGTACAAGTCAGGCTTTATTCGCTGGTGGTTGGGCTATAGACCAACTTTGGTTATTTTGGTTAGCACCTATCGTTGGAGCAGTTTTAGCAGGAATAGTTTACAAAGCTATTTCGCCAGAAATTACTGATAAATAA
- a CDS encoding gluconate:H+ symporter: protein MPLFIVILGILLLFLLIAKFKLNAFITFIIVSLFVGIAEGMEPISVVNSIQKGIGNILGFLVIILGLGAMLGKLVADSGAAQRITTKLVEKFGKKNIQWAVVLTGFIVGIPMFYSVGFVILVPLVFTIAAATGLPLLYVGLPMLASLSVTHGYLPPHPAPTALASMFNADIGKTLLYGIIVAIPAIIVAGPLLSRTLKGINATPLKEFLNPVVLKEDEMPSMANSIISALLPVILIAVAALAQLLLPADFFLTKILVFMGNPAIAMLIAVLVAIYTLGLGQGKSMKEVMDSVGSAITGITMVLLIIAGSGALKQVLIDSGVSEYIGGILEQSSISPLILAWLIATIIRVCVGSATVAGLTAAGIVLPLVQGTGASPELMVLAIGSGSLMLSHVNDSGFWLFKEYFNLSVKDTLKSWTVMETTVGVMGLIGVLVINTFI, encoded by the coding sequence ATGCCTTTATTTATTGTTATTCTAGGAATTCTACTCCTATTTCTTCTCATTGCCAAATTCAAACTTAATGCCTTTATCACTTTTATCATCGTCTCTTTATTCGTTGGTATTGCTGAAGGTATGGAACCCATTAGCGTGGTCAATTCCATTCAAAAAGGTATTGGTAATATTTTAGGTTTTCTTGTTATTATTTTAGGCCTAGGCGCTATGCTAGGTAAGTTGGTTGCCGATAGTGGCGCAGCACAACGCATTACCACAAAATTGGTAGAGAAATTCGGGAAAAAGAACATTCAATGGGCGGTTGTATTGACCGGATTCATTGTTGGTATACCCATGTTTTATTCTGTAGGTTTTGTAATTCTAGTTCCTCTAGTTTTCACTATTGCAGCAGCTACAGGTCTACCTCTTTTATATGTAGGCTTACCAATGCTAGCTTCTTTATCGGTAACACACGGCTATTTACCTCCACACCCAGCACCCACAGCGCTTGCGTCTATGTTTAATGCTGATATTGGTAAAACTTTATTATACGGAATCATAGTTGCTATACCAGCAATTATTGTTGCAGGACCATTACTATCAAGAACATTAAAAGGTATTAACGCAACACCCCTTAAAGAATTTCTAAATCCTGTTGTTTTAAAGGAAGATGAAATGCCAAGTATGGCAAATAGTATTATCAGTGCACTTTTACCTGTAATTCTAATTGCTGTTGCTGCGTTGGCTCAACTTTTACTGCCTGCAGATTTCTTTCTTACCAAGATTTTAGTTTTTATGGGCAACCCAGCTATTGCAATGCTTATTGCCGTCTTAGTTGCCATTTACACTTTAGGTTTAGGTCAAGGAAAAAGTATGAAAGAGGTCATGGACTCTGTTGGTAGTGCCATTACGGGTATAACTATGGTTCTCCTTATTATTGCTGGCTCTGGCGCATTAAAACAAGTATTAATAGATAGCGGCGTAAGCGAATATATTGGTGGAATATTAGAGCAATCATCAATCTCTCCATTAATATTAGCTTGGTTGATTGCTACCATTATACGTGTTTGTGTTGGATCTGCAACCGTAGCTGGTTTAACCGCTGCCGGTATTGTGCTACCACTTGTTCAGGGTACAGGGGCTAGTCCTGAATTAATGGTTTTGGCAATAGGTTCTGGTAGTTTAATGCTTTCTCATGTTAATGATAGCGGATTCTGGTTATTTAAAGAGTACTTTAATCTATCAGTAAAAGATACTTTAAAAAGCTGGACCGTGATGGAAACAACCGTTGGCGTTATGGGACTTATTGGTGTTCTTGTTATAAATACATTTATTTAA
- a CDS encoding RidA family protein: MKPSERIKELGLVLPPAPPPAGLYKPVLVVDHFLYISGQGPMQNDGSLIVGRAGHDMTMEEAKIAARQVALTMLSTIQTHFGDIDRIKRIVKTLGMVNSTPDFGQQPLVINGFSELMADIFGPDNGVGVRSAVGMILPGGIPVEIEAHFELHH, encoded by the coding sequence ATGAAACCTTCTGAAAGAATTAAAGAATTAGGCTTGGTTTTACCACCCGCGCCACCTCCTGCAGGTTTGTACAAACCTGTTTTAGTCGTTGACCATTTTTTATATATTTCTGGTCAAGGACCTATGCAAAATGACGGTTCATTGATTGTAGGTAGAGCCGGTCACGATATGACTATGGAAGAGGCTAAAATCGCCGCTAGGCAAGTTGCCCTTACCATGCTTTCTACGATACAAACACATTTTGGAGATATTGATAGAATTAAAAGAATTGTAAAAACTTTGGGAATGGTGAATTCCACTCCTGATTTTGGTCAACAACCTTTGGTCATTAACGGTTTTAGCGAATTAATGGCAGATATTTTCGGACCCGATAATGGGGTTGGTGTTCGTAGCGCTGTTGGTATGATTTTACCTGGCGGAATTCCTGTGGAGATTGAAGCTCACTTTGAACTACATCATTAA